A genome region from Caretta caretta isolate rCarCar2 chromosome 22, rCarCar1.hap1, whole genome shotgun sequence includes the following:
- the ARHGAP32 gene encoding rho GTPase-activating protein 32 isoform X9: MKSRPTKQKLKQRGILKERVFGCDLGEHLLNSGHDVPQVLKSCTEFIEKHGIVDGIYRLSGIASNIQKLRHEFDSEQIPDLTKDVYIQDIHCVGSLCKLYFRELPNPLLTYQLYEKFSDAVSAATDEERLVKIHDVIQQLPPPHYRTLEFLMRHLAHLADYCSITNMHTKNLAIVWAPNLLRSKQIESACFSGTAAFMEVRIQSVVVEFILNHVDVLFSSKLSSVIRDGAGHTSLSRPKSLLVSSPSTKLLTLEEAQARTQAQINSPIVADSKYIEVGEGPAALQGKFHTVIDFPSERKRPPNKMKKSPVGSWRSFFNLGKSSSVSKRKLQRNPSEPSEMKAIALAGGRGDSGTLRSAKSEESLTSLHAVDGESKLFRPRRPRSSSDALSASFNGELLGTMNRCNSYDNLPHDNESEGDEGLIHVPALISPRSAEDVDLSPPDIGVASLDFDPMSFQCSPPKAESECLDSSISLLESMGFNKDKPSIAKKDLEAASQSQTPGSAPSSEPVSPFQEKMSPFFTLDLSPTEEKVAHAFSPKMGRKPIKSPLVTMSEPVSLTLPRQACDGMPSAAGSAASSNWSKSISANEATNRSPTQRVSLPLKANEMAAGEGCHQEAQTQVTAAKPELQEEGERPMPTSQNKTVPSGHTQPGAVALDSPQDPVPVSSVSLIPPPPPKNAARMLALALAESAQQASTQSQKKPGDAHSDCTNYGETDVAIEKVHLSAGAAPDKLHFYTGVPENQIHLQSGGPVDQDLTRTPGDRNHLHSSTPGNRDQPHLDTGMPGDLHSGTKVDWDHSNFHTGTVGDKDHFSFHPGGPGDWERTPLPTGALLSQEPSTTDVPIDKPHLHTCISMDKYHIPVEKLHLPASTADDKLQPPPVAAREKNAMATMTYMTTIQTPATEMSHGTAGQDTAAEPVAQADVIVTTAQRILMTNSLAPSQRPADHQPAMGQVPAVATKGSSNSNHVRGALPPEKPAEPQLAEPAPVFVTESSSATRCTSSTAVSHQGHLEKARENVRAPSLHLRSESVPAHSSYGFAPPIPPVRTLESKIAAAMHSNSLDTVNTSTYHSFLASSILPSSGEEALPPPPPPKHASLQSAYLPHPKPESAPEPPMPENYLHHKPASVHQYRPESVPPHLSYHSKSDQHQAYASRSETPTSMGPRYTAYPSQGKSTSAHHSKPRSRMEYTSSMSPTTLRSTGYVEEAPPYPTIRRVQSLHVSTPSTIRSVPISRTEVPPDDEPVYCPRPLYQYKPCQPHSDYHVTQLQPYFENGRVHYRYSPYSSSSGSSYYPTAAEGGVYDLDPYSTMRLRHFHPLPSRDFASYTSRLQSKNLYRYPGLPAYPRGGLMSHLVGKEHSFISRDVPPAPDIKHTYVSWDLEDMEKYRLQSIRRESRSRQKAKGPVMSQYDNLGPLLQEELDIIHLRSKSDPGKTGLLTVAEGRYPTTAATPEGDERYYLQHSEAEPDRAHYHGAYGNGQSEKPSLPQKQSSIRSRKLHEPGCNATEHRGHLQQEASHRQPSESKNGPPYPDFRPKGGQEPMEPIGFQHSGGKYVTAGQEALRLNHKEAKLAEDRPDLERPRARQIAPGEKHTRDCYNKEEEHHVQPMAPPPKPERSQSLRIRHPENMDRDPSLLYPYQTLGKRQSSMTVLSQYDNLEDYHTMPQHQRGGYLGGGGFMPPGFPHSHSRTYATALGQGAFLPTELCLQRPETEIHAE, from the exons tccCCCAGGTCCTCAAGAGCTGTACCGAATTCATTGAGAAACATGGCATTGTGGATGGAATATACCGCCTGTCAGGAATTGCGTCCAATATCCAGAAGCTACG CCACGAGTTTGACTCTGAGCAGATCCCCGACTTGACTAAAGATGTTTACATTCAAGATATCCACTGCGTGGGCTCTCTCTGTAAACTCTACTTCCGCGAgctccccaatcccctgctcacaTATCAGCTGTATGAGAAGTTCTCA GATGCTGTGTCTGCTGCTACAGATGAAGAACGATTGGTTAAAATTCATGACGTCATCCAGCAACTACCCCCACCACACTACAG GACACTGGAGTTCCTAATGAGGCACTTGGCTCATCTAGCTGATTACTGCTCCATCACAAACATGCATACCAAGAACTTAGCAATTGTCTGGGCACCAAACCTACTAAG ATCGAAGCAGATAGAGTCTGCCTGTTTCAGTGGAACAGCTGCCTTCATGGAGGTCCGAATCCAGTCAGTGGTGGTGGAATTCATCCTGAATCACGTTGATGTCCTCTTCAGCTCCAAACTCAGTTCAGTCATACGAGACGGGGCAG GTCACACTTCCTTATCACGCCCCAAATCACTGCTGGTGTCCTCTCCCTCAACTAAGCTGCTCACCCTGGAGGAGGCACAAGCAAGGACGCAAGCCCAGATCAACTCCCCTATAGTGGCAGACAGTAAATACATTGAAGTGGGAGAAGGCCCTGCTGCATTACAGGGGAAATTCCACACCGTCATAGACTTTCCATCTGAAAG AAAACGACCACCCAACAAGATGAAGAAATCCCCCGTTGGCAGTTGGCGCTCCTTCTTCAACCTGGGAAAATCCTCTTCTGTCTCCAAGCGGAAACTACAGCGCAACCCAAGCGAGCCCTCCGAAATGAAAGCCATAGCACTGGCAG GTGGGAGAGGAGATAGTGGGACCCTGCGCTCAGCTAAAAGTGAAGAGTCTCTCACTTCCTTGCATGCTGTTGATG GTGAATCTAAACTGTTCCGGCCTAGAAGACCCAGGTCCAGTAGTGATGCACTGTCTGCTTCCTTCAATGGGGAGCTCCTGGGGACCATGAACCGCTGCAATTCTTATGATAACCTGCCCCATGACAATGAGAGCGAGGGGGACGAGGGGCTGATTCATGTTCCTGCCCTCATCTCTCCTAGGTCAGCGGAAGATGTTGACCTGAGCCCACCGGATATTGGAGTAGCTAGCCTGGATTTTGACCCTATGTCTTTTCAGTGCAGTCCACCCAAGGCAGAGTCTGAGTGCCTGGATAGCAGCATCTCTCTGCTGGAGTCCATGGGTTTTAACAAGGACAAGCCAAGCATAGCTAAGAAGGACTTGGAAGCTGCTAGCCAGAGTCAGACCCCTGGCAGTGCCCCGAGCTCTGAACCAGTCTCCCCGTTCCAAGAGAAAATGAGTCCCTTCTTCACTCTGGACCTGAGCCCAACTGAGGAGAAGGTCGCCCATGCCTTCTCGCCTAAGATGGGGCGAAAGCCAATCAAGTCTCCGCTGGTGACTATGTCAGAGCCGGTCTCTTTGACACTGCCCAGACAAGCGTGCGATGGGATGCCTAGTGCTGCGGGGAGTGCCGCTTCTTCAAACTGGAGCAAAAGCATTAGCGCCAACGAAGCCACAAACAGGTCCCCAACCCAGAGGGTGTCTTTGCCCCTGAAAGCCAACGAAATGGCAGCAGGTGAGGGATGCCATCAAGAGGCCCAGACCCAGGTGACTGCTGCCAAGCCAGAGTTGCAAGAAGAAGGGGAGCGACCCATGCCAACCAGCCAGAATAAGACTGTACCTTCTGGACACACACAGCCAG GAGCAGTTGCCCTCGACTCCCCCCAGGATCCTGTTCCTGTCAGTTCTGTCTCTCttatccctcctcctcctccgaaaAATGCAGCGCGCATGCTGGCCTTAGCGTTAGCTGAGTCCGCACAGCAAGCATCTACTCAGTCCCAGAAGAAGCCAGGAGATGCTCATTCTGACTGTACAAATTATGGAGAGACTGACGTAGCTATAGAAAAGGTCCACCtctctgctggggctgctccagaCAAGCTCCATTTCTATACTGGTGTTCCTGAGAACCAAATCCACCTCCAGAGTGGGGGACCTGTAGACCAGGACCTCACTAGGACACCTGGGGACCGCAACCATCTACACAGTAGTACACCTGGAAATAGGGACCAGCCCCATCTAGATACTGGCATGCCTGGGGACCTGCATAGTGGCACAAAGGTGGACTGGGACCACTCCAACTTCCATACTGGAACAGTGGGGGACAAGGACCACTTCTCCTTCCATCCAGGTGGCCCTGGGGATTGGGAGCGCACTCCTCTCCCTACAGGTGCTTTGCTTAGCCAGGAACCATCCACAACAGATGTGCCTATAGATAAGCCCCACCTCCATACTTGCATATCTATGGATAAGTATCACATCCCTGTGGAGAAGCTTCATCTCCCTGCCAGCACAGCTGATGACAAACTCCAGCCTCCTCCTGTAGCTGCCAGGGAGAAAAACGCCATGGCTACAATGACATACATGACAACTATCCAGACACCAGCAACTGAGATGAGTCATGGAACAGCAGGTCAGGACACAGCGGCTGAACCCGTGGCTCAGGCAGATGTTATTGTCACGACTGCTCAGCGCATTCTTATGACCAATTCCCTAGCACCATCTCAGAGACCAGCAGACCATCAGCCAGCCATGGGACAAGTTCCAGCAGTAGCCACCAAAGGATCAAGTAATTCCAACCAC GTACGAGGAGCACTGCCTCCAGAAAAGCCAGCTGAGCCTCAACTAGCCGAACCTGCTCCAGTTTTTGTCACCGAAAGTAGTTCCGCTACCCGATGTACTTCATCCACTGCTGTGTCCCACCAGGGCCATTTGGAAAAGGCCCGGGAGAACGTCAGGGCTCCCTCTTTGCACCTGCGTTCCGAGTCAGTCCCTGCACACTCCTCCTATGGCTTTGCACCCCCCATCCCGCCCGTGAGGACACTGGAGAGTAAGATAGCTGCAGCCATGCACTCCAACAGTCTGGATACAGTGAATACCTCCACTTACCATTCCTTCCTGGCTTCCTCCATTCTGCCATCGTCCGGGGAGGAGGCCTTGCCCCCACCACCGCCGCCCAAGCATGCCTCTCTGCAGTCTGCATATCTCCCCCATCCCAAGCCAGAGAGTGCCCCTGAGCCGCCCATGCCAGAGAACTATCTGCATCACAAGCCAGCGTCCGTCCATCAGTACAGGCCAGAGAGCGTCCCACCACATCTCTCCTACCACAGCAAGTCCGACCAGCACCAAGCTTACGCCTCCAGATCGGAAACACCCACATCCATGGGCCCTCGCTACACCGCCTACCCCAGCCAAGGAAAGAGCACATCAGCCCATCACTCCAAGCCTCGCAGCCGCATGGAGTACACGTCCTCCATGAGCCCTACCACCCTGCGGAGCACCGGCTACGTGGAGGAGGCTCCGCCCTACCCCACCATCCGAAGGGTGCAGTCGCTGCACGTCTCCACCCCTTCCACCATCCGCTCCGTCCCCATTTCACGGACAGAGGTGCCTCCCGACGATGAGCCCGTGTACTGCCCGCGGCCCCTCTATCAGTACAAGCCATGCCAGCCCCACTCAGATTATCATGTCACTCAGCTGCAGCCTTACTTCGAGAACGGGCGTGTGCATTACAGGTATAGCCCTTATTCCAGCTCGTCTGGCTCCTCCTATTACCCCACAGCAGCAGAGGGGGGGGTTTATGACCTGGACCCCTACAGCACGATGCGGCTCAGGCACTTCCACCCCCTTCCTAGCCGAGACTTTGCATCCTACACCTCGAGGCTGCAAAGTAAGAATCTCTACCGCTATCCTGGCCTGCCTGCCTATCCTCGGGGAGGCCTGATGAGTCACCTGGTGGGAAAAGAGCACAGCTTTATCAGCAGAGATGTGCCCCCAGCCCCGGACATCAAGCACACGTACGTGTCATGGGACCTGGAGGACATGGAGAAATACCGCCTGCAGTCCATCCGCCGGGAGAGCCGCTCACGCCAGAAAGCGAAAGGGCCAGTGATGTCCCAGTATGACAACCTGGGTCCgctgctgcaggaggagctggACATCATCCACCTCCGCAGCAAATCCGATCCTGGGAAAACTGGTCTCCTGACTGTGGCCGAAGGGAGGTATCCAACCACGGCAGCCACCCCTGAAGGGGACGAACGTTACTATCTGCAGCACTCAGAGGCGGAGCCAGACAGAGCCCATTACCATGGGGCCTATGGGAACGGGCAGTCAGAGAAGCCTTCCCttccccagaagcagagcagcaTCAGGAGCAGAAAGCTGCACGAGCCAGGCTGTAACGCTACAGAGCACAGGGGACACCTGCAGCAGGAAGCAAGCCATCGGCAGCCTTCGGAATCCAAAAATGGGCCCCCTTACCCCGACTTCAGGCCAAAGGGTGGCCAGGAACCCATGGAGCCCATTGGTTTCCAGCACTCAGGTGGGAAGTACGTCACAGCCGGCCAGGAGGCCCTGAGACTCAACCACAAGGAAGCGAAGCTGGCAGAGGACCGGCCAGACTTGGAAAGGCCTCGAGCCAGGCAAATAGCTCCTGGCGAGAAACACACCAGAGACTGCTATAATAAAGAGGAGGAGCACCATGTCCAACCCATGGCGCCACCTCCCAAGCCAGAACGGAGCCAGAGCCTCAGAATCCGGCATCCGGAGAACATGGACAGGGACCCTAGCCTCCTGTACCCATACCAAACCCTTGGCAAACGCCAAAGCAGTATGACAGTGTTGTCCCAGTACGATAATTTGGAGGATTACCATACCATGCCTCAGCACCAAAGAGGGGGCTACCTTGGAGGAGGGGGGTTCATGCCCCCTGGCTTTCCCCATTCACACAGTAGGACATACGCCACAGCTTTGGGCCAGGGGGCCTTTCTCCCTACAGAGCTGTGTTTGCAGAGGCCGGAGACAGAGATCCATGCTGAgtga